A region from the Pseudopipra pipra isolate bDixPip1 chromosome 8, bDixPip1.hap1, whole genome shotgun sequence genome encodes:
- the HHEX gene encoding hematopoietically-expressed homeobox protein HHEX, whose protein sequence is MQYQPPGAAPAALGVGVPLYAPTPLLQPAHPTPFYIEDILGRGPAAAPAPHSLPAPPPPTLPSPNSSFTSLVSPYRTPVYEPTPVHPAFSHHLAATYGTGAYAGPLYSFPRAVGDYAHALIRQDPLGKPLLWSPFIQRPLHKRKGGQVRFSNDQTIELEKKFETQKYLSPPERKRLAKMLQLSERQVKTWFQNRRAKWRRLKQENPQATKKEEVEGADSHGDQRPESCQTPEQKGKEVSLDGSQYTPSPASQEDLESDVSDDSDQEVDIEGDKGYYNPTH, encoded by the exons ATGCAGTACCAGCCGCCGGGCGCGGCGCCGGCGGCCCTGGGCGTCGGCGTCCCGCTGTACGCGCCCACGCCGCTGCTCCAGCCCGCGCACCCCACGCCCTTCTACATCGAGGACATCCtgggccgcggccccgccgccgccccggccccccaCTCtctgcccgccccgccgccgccgacTCTGCCGTCGCCCAATTCCTCCTTCACCAGCCTGGTGTCCCCGTACCGGACCCCTGTCTACGAGCCGACCCCCGTCCACCCGGCCTTCTCCCACCACCTCGCCGCCACCTACGGCACCGGCGCCTACGCCGGGCCCCTCTACTCCTTCCCCCGCGCCGTCGGCGACTACGCGCACGCCCTGATCCGGCAGGACCCTCTGG GGAAGCCGCTGCTATGGAGCCCCTTCATCCAGCGGCCGCTGCACAAGAGGAAAGGGGGGCAGGTCCGCTTCTCCAACGACCAGACCATCGAGCTGGAGAAGAAGTTCGAGACGCAGAAATACCTGTCCCCGCCGGAGAGGAAGCGCTTGGCCAAGATGCTGCAGCTCAGCGAGAGGCAG GTCAAAACGTGGTTTCAAAATCGCAGAGCCAAATGGAGGCGCTTAAAGCAG GAGAATCCCCAGGCCACCAAAAAAGAAGAAGTGGAAGGTGCTGACAGTCACGGTGACCAAAGGCCGGAGAGCTGCCAGACTCCTGAGCAGAAGGGTAAGGAGGTCTCTCTGGATGGCTCGCAGTACACCCCCTCGCCGGCCTCCCAGGAGGACCTGGAGTCAGATGTCTCTGATGACTCTGATCAAGAAGTGGACATTGAAGGCGATAAAGGCTATTACAATCCTACCCATTAA